One genomic segment of Luteitalea sp. includes these proteins:
- a CDS encoding (d)CMP kinase, whose translation MIVAIDGPSGAGKGTVARAVARALGYRYIDTGAMYRAVAWLAIERGLSLTDEARVADLTERADFVVEAHKVEIDGHDVTRVIRTPRIDEAAAAVARLPTVRTALVTRQRLYGSSGHLVMEGRDIGTTVFPHADVKLYLDASPEERARRRASDPAHAGEGGDVRQVATALGARDTADRTRTASPLQKAEDAVLIDTTKMTVDAVVREVLSLVDPTCKMENAGRSG comes from the coding sequence ATGATCGTTGCCATTGATGGACCGTCTGGCGCGGGGAAAGGCACCGTGGCGCGTGCCGTGGCGCGGGCACTTGGATATCGGTATATCGACACGGGCGCCATGTACCGCGCAGTGGCGTGGCTCGCGATCGAACGAGGTCTGTCTCTCACAGACGAAGCTCGCGTGGCGGACCTTACGGAGCGTGCTGACTTCGTCGTTGAAGCGCACAAGGTGGAGATCGACGGTCACGACGTGACGCGGGTCATCCGCACGCCACGCATCGACGAGGCGGCCGCGGCCGTGGCGCGCCTGCCGACCGTGCGCACAGCCCTCGTCACGCGACAACGCCTTTACGGCAGCAGTGGACACCTGGTCATGGAAGGCCGGGATATCGGCACGACGGTGTTTCCGCATGCCGACGTGAAGCTCTATCTCGATGCGTCGCCCGAGGAACGAGCGCGTCGTCGTGCGAGCGATCCCGCGCACGCGGGTGAGGGGGGCGACGTGAGGCAAGTGGCGACCGCCCTCGGCGCCCGTGATACAGCGGACCGCACCCGCACGGCATCACCGCTCCAGAAGGCGGAGGATGCCGTGCTCATCGACACGACGAAGATGACAGTCGACGCCGTCGTTCGCGAGGTCTTGTCGCTCGTCGATCCCACGTGCAAGATGGAAAATGCGGGACGTAGTGGATGA
- a CDS encoding pseudouridine synthase, which yields MRLQKILSAAGVASRRAAEELIQAGRVSVNGRVVQTLGAKADLDGDDVRVDGQRVRRPAARRYLLLYKPVGYVTTRHDPQRRPTVLTLLGRLPTYLYPVGRLDYDSEGLLLLVNDGELAARLMHPRHEIARVYEARVWGVPSAAALDELVRGIPLEIPRHKAGVARRTARARVRVLRRLRTSRGDQALLEIAIHEGRNRQVRRMCQAVGHPVITLRRTRIGPIADRRLKPGAWRDLTAEEVRKLREAAGLGDLVTR from the coding sequence ATGCGCCTTCAGAAGATCCTCTCTGCCGCGGGCGTCGCATCGCGCCGTGCGGCGGAGGAGCTCATTCAGGCGGGACGCGTCAGTGTCAACGGGCGTGTCGTGCAGACGCTCGGCGCGAAGGCAGATCTCGACGGTGACGATGTCCGTGTCGACGGGCAGCGGGTGCGTCGCCCCGCCGCGCGTCGTTACCTCCTGCTGTACAAGCCGGTCGGCTACGTGACGACCCGCCACGACCCCCAGCGCCGGCCAACCGTCCTGACGTTGCTTGGCCGCCTGCCCACGTATCTCTATCCGGTTGGTCGCCTGGACTATGACTCCGAGGGCTTGCTCCTCCTTGTCAACGATGGTGAGCTCGCAGCGCGATTGATGCACCCGCGCCACGAGATTGCGCGCGTCTACGAAGCGCGTGTGTGGGGTGTGCCCTCTGCGGCTGCGCTCGACGAGTTGGTTCGCGGCATACCGCTCGAGATCCCAAGACACAAGGCGGGCGTGGCGCGTCGCACGGCACGCGCGCGTGTCCGTGTCCTGCGGCGGTTGCGCACATCCCGCGGCGACCAAGCCCTGCTCGAGATTGCCATTCACGAGGGTCGCAACCGCCAGGTGCGCCGCATGTGCCAGGCGGTAGGCCATCCCGTCATCACGTTGAGGCGCACACGGATCGGCCCCATTGCTGACCGCCGCCTCAAACCGGGGGCCTGGCGCGATCTCACCGCCGAAGAAGTCCGGAAGCTTCGGGAGGCAGCCGGTTTGGGTGACTTGGTGACAAGGTGA
- the scpB gene encoding SMC-Scp complex subunit ScpB has product MNRQSTGRITQVSQKRVEQPMVNQVDTEAKRRKRAGSGKEARADSLADVTPLDVSDTARSGDAAEEPAASAAEFLDRFAAAAKDAESAIDDDTAAAPPAHPLRAIIEALVFASPEPISFKQLTKLIEPESKEAVRAALDELAAEYERSPGLQLVEVAGGYEIVTRPELHEWVRRLFKERTTAQKLSRAALETLAVVAYKQPITAAEIAEVRGVNTAGVLGTLLDRKLIKIAGRKPVVGRPFMYATTREFLDRFGLVDLADLPKVEDMSELLGFDLVVGAEGDAASATLPFEEERDQASGSSGQQVSGDRDQASGTDQAGESSDLGTEGSRDQADGEEDWRG; this is encoded by the coding sequence ATGAATCGCCAATCGACGGGTCGAATCACACAGGTGAGCCAGAAGCGAGTCGAGCAACCGATGGTGAATCAGGTGGACACTGAAGCAAAGCGCCGCAAGCGCGCCGGCTCCGGGAAAGAGGCACGCGCCGACTCCCTCGCCGACGTGACGCCGCTGGACGTCTCCGACACGGCACGGTCTGGCGACGCCGCGGAAGAGCCGGCGGCGAGTGCGGCGGAGTTCCTCGACCGCTTTGCCGCCGCAGCCAAGGACGCGGAGTCCGCAATCGATGACGATACGGCCGCCGCTCCGCCGGCGCACCCGCTGAGGGCCATCATCGAGGCGCTCGTGTTTGCCTCCCCAGAGCCAATTTCGTTCAAGCAATTGACCAAGTTGATCGAGCCCGAAAGCAAGGAGGCGGTTCGCGCGGCGCTCGATGAGCTCGCTGCCGAGTACGAGCGATCGCCGGGCCTGCAGTTGGTGGAGGTTGCAGGTGGCTACGAGATCGTCACGCGTCCGGAGCTCCACGAGTGGGTGCGCCGCTTGTTCAAGGAACGCACCACGGCGCAGAAGCTCTCACGCGCGGCGCTCGAGACCTTGGCCGTTGTCGCATACAAGCAGCCGATTACGGCGGCTGAGATCGCTGAGGTGCGCGGTGTCAACACCGCCGGTGTCCTCGGCACGCTCCTCGATCGGAAGCTCATCAAGATTGCCGGCCGTAAGCCCGTGGTCGGCCGGCCGTTCATGTACGCAACCACTCGAGAGTTCCTCGATCGCTTTGGCTTGGTCGACCTGGCGGATCTGCCGAAGGTCGAAGACATGTCAGAGCTACTCGGCTTCGATCTCGTCGTTGGCGCCGAGGGTGACGCGGCCTCAGCCACGTTGCCGTTCGAAGAAGAAAGGGATCAGGCGTCAGGGAGCAGCGGTCAGCAGGTGTCAGGGGACAGGGATCAGGCATCAGGCACGGACCAGGCGGGAGAGAGCAGCGATCTAGGGACCGAGGGATCCAGGGATCAAGCGGATGGGGAGGAAGACTGGAGGGGGTGA
- a CDS encoding segregation/condensation protein A — translation MLEAYPVKLEAFEGPLDLLLHLIKKHEVDIYDIPISLVTQQYLGYLSLMQELQLDIAGEFLVMAATLIHIKSRLLLPRPAPEQEAPDEDPRELLVRRLIEHEKFKRAADLLHERETVRSAQFARPDARIAALRNEPDDAEVEIEVDLFSLISAFRAVLERAKQRPDIPLPAEQISIETRIEQLTSRLSEHQAIGFEDLFDDVASRSDLVVTFLALLEMIRLELVRVFQQGALGEIRIYKRARPSQAPRPIGDAAITHESPIDGSNHTGEPEASRATDGESGGH, via the coding sequence ATTCTCGAGGCTTACCCGGTCAAGCTGGAGGCCTTCGAGGGCCCTCTCGATCTACTCCTCCACCTGATCAAGAAGCACGAAGTCGATATCTACGACATTCCCATCTCGCTCGTCACACAGCAGTACCTCGGCTACCTGTCACTCATGCAGGAGCTCCAGCTCGATATCGCGGGCGAGTTCCTCGTCATGGCCGCGACTCTCATCCACATCAAGTCGCGGCTGTTGCTGCCCCGTCCGGCTCCCGAGCAGGAGGCGCCCGATGAGGACCCGCGTGAGCTCCTCGTGCGCCGCCTCATCGAGCATGAGAAGTTCAAGCGCGCCGCTGACCTGCTGCACGAGCGCGAGACCGTGAGGAGCGCGCAGTTCGCACGGCCGGATGCGCGGATCGCCGCCTTGCGCAACGAGCCGGATGACGCGGAGGTCGAGATCGAGGTCGACCTCTTCAGCCTGATCAGCGCGTTCAGGGCCGTGCTGGAGCGCGCCAAGCAGCGCCCCGATATACCGCTGCCCGCGGAGCAAATCTCGATCGAGACCCGCATCGAGCAGCTGACCAGTCGCCTGTCGGAGCATCAGGCCATTGGCTTCGAAGATCTCTTCGACGATGTCGCCTCGCGGTCGGACTTGGTCGTGACCTTTCTGGCCCTGCTCGAGATGATTCGGCTCGAGCTCGTACGGGTCTTCCAACAGGGGGCCTTGGGCGAGATTCGCATTTACAAGCGTGCCCGGCCGAGCCAGGCGCCCCGGCCGATTGGCGACGCGGCAATCACCCATGAATCGCCAATCGACGGGTCGAATCACACAGGTGAGCCAGAAGCGAGTCGAGCAACCGATGGTGAATCAGGTGGACACTGA
- the trpS gene encoding tryptophan--tRNA ligase, producing MTRRVVSGMRPTGKLHLGHLVGALRNWAELQRDYECYYFVADWHALTSDYAETSELTAHALDNVTDWIAAGVDPEKSVIFIQSLIPEHAELHLLLSMVVPVPWLERVPTFKEQQEQLREKDLSTYGFLGYPLLQTADIIVYGASHVPVGDDQVPHLELSREVVRRFHNFYGQVFVEPQPLLTKFPRLPGLDNRKMSKSYGNAIELGDDAETVRKKVMQMYTDPARVRADIPGTVEGNPVFVYHDAFNGNTAEVDDLKARYRAGRVGDVEVKKKLVAAINDVLEPIRARRAEVRARPEHVREIAFEGSKKARRVAHATMERVREAVKLKY from the coding sequence GTGACACGACGAGTAGTGTCGGGCATGCGCCCGACTGGCAAACTGCACCTTGGCCACCTGGTCGGGGCGCTCCGGAATTGGGCCGAGCTGCAACGCGACTACGAATGCTATTACTTCGTGGCAGACTGGCACGCGCTGACGAGCGACTACGCCGAGACCAGCGAGCTGACAGCCCACGCGCTCGACAATGTGACGGACTGGATCGCGGCGGGTGTCGATCCGGAGAAGAGCGTGATCTTCATCCAGTCGTTGATTCCGGAGCATGCCGAGCTACACCTGTTGCTCTCGATGGTCGTTCCGGTTCCCTGGCTCGAGCGTGTGCCGACCTTCAAGGAGCAGCAGGAGCAGTTGCGGGAGAAGGATCTCTCCACCTATGGCTTTCTCGGGTACCCGTTGCTCCAGACGGCTGACATCATCGTCTACGGCGCCTCGCACGTCCCTGTTGGCGATGATCAGGTGCCGCATTTGGAGTTGTCGCGCGAGGTCGTCCGGCGCTTCCATAACTTCTACGGTCAGGTCTTCGTCGAGCCTCAGCCGTTGCTGACGAAGTTCCCGCGCCTTCCGGGCCTCGACAATCGTAAGATGAGCAAGAGCTACGGCAACGCCATCGAGCTCGGAGACGATGCGGAGACGGTCCGGAAGAAGGTCATGCAGATGTACACGGATCCCGCGCGGGTTCGCGCCGACATCCCGGGCACTGTCGAAGGCAACCCGGTCTTCGTCTATCACGACGCCTTCAACGGCAACACGGCGGAAGTCGATGATCTGAAGGCGCGCTACAGAGCTGGCCGGGTCGGTGATGTCGAGGTGAAGAAGAAGCTCGTTGCGGCGATTAACGACGTGCTGGAACCGATTCGCGCGCGCCGCGCGGAGGTGAGGGCGCGTCCGGAGCACGTGCGCGAGATAGCATTCGAAGGGTCGAAGAAGGCGCGCCGCGTCGCCCACGCAACGATGGAGCGTGTGCGCGAGGCGGTCAAGCTGAAATATTAG
- a CDS encoding site-2 protease family protein has protein sequence MPAIVTGLLVLLGSLTIHEMAHAWTADRLGDPTARLLGRISFNPVVHLDPIGSLLLPVIALVSGAPLIGWAKPVPVRVDRLRRGRRDFLWVAAAGPVANIGLAVLAAVLLRLFPFSTEASGGLGAGLPLAMLLMQAVQVNLILAVFNMLPIPPLDGGNVLGALLPDGAAWQFDRVRPYGVFILYGLLLLNVLELIIIPPVWFLMRLLTL, from the coding sequence ATCCCCGCGATCGTGACCGGCTTGCTGGTGCTGCTTGGCTCCCTCACGATCCATGAGATGGCACACGCGTGGACAGCCGACCGGCTCGGCGATCCCACGGCGCGGCTGCTCGGACGTATCTCGTTCAATCCTGTGGTGCACCTCGATCCAATCGGGTCGTTGTTGCTGCCAGTGATCGCCCTGGTGTCAGGCGCTCCGCTGATCGGATGGGCGAAGCCCGTGCCGGTGCGGGTCGACCGGCTACGGCGAGGTCGGCGAGACTTTCTCTGGGTGGCTGCCGCCGGCCCGGTCGCCAACATCGGCCTGGCGGTGCTGGCGGCAGTGCTGCTGCGCCTGTTCCCCTTCAGCACGGAGGCGTCGGGCGGGCTTGGCGCGGGATTGCCGCTCGCCATGCTGCTCATGCAGGCCGTGCAGGTGAACCTCATTTTGGCCGTGTTCAACATGCTTCCCATCCCGCCGCTCGACGGTGGGAACGTGCTCGGCGCGCTGTTGCCGGACGGAGCGGCCTGGCAGTTCGACCGCGTGCGGCCCTATGGTGTGTTCATTCTCTATGGGCTGTTGCTGCTGAACGTGCTCGAGTTGATCATCATTCCGCCCGTCTGGTTTCTCATGAGGCTTCTCACGCTGTGA
- the uvrC gene encoding excinuclease ABC subunit UvrC: MAVEKLKARIARLPEQPGVYLYTNAASETIYVGKARSLRDRVRSYIGARGSDVKTDALLDEIADVDVIVTDSVVEALALENHLIKERSPKFNILLRDDKNYPYLRLTMQESSPRIMVARRVERDGAFYAGPFLPASLARRTIDLTHKLFGIRSCNEVITGKRGRPCLEHDIKRCVAPCVETICPPEQYARAVGDARLFLEGRNDELIDQLRRRMLGAAEAQEFERAAQLRDALRTVETLRDRQQKMATPRFGDRDACGIKLGAAGAVLQIFRMRHGRVIDRVELVNDADQLGGATEAEVVQAGLQQFYVAHPPPPEVHVPVSLEDAELLGELWSRQTGRRVQVVTPRRGDKRALVDLAQRNAALAYDTRFNQEGATNYLALETLQSALGLPVLPRRIECFDISTIQGAETVASVVVCEDGRMKRGEYRKFKIKGLYRDDRHLSDSRFLDDFAALHEVVHRHYRRAHDRGGPWPDLVVIDGGKGQLNAAYAALEELGLGRLVAIGLAKQEELVFTRDQPDALAFAPDSGALHLLQRVRDEAHRFAVTFHRHRRRQRDLRSGLDAIPGIGVRRRKLLLTTLGSLAGVRRATREELTALIGPKAADAVLRHFAGR, translated from the coding sequence ATGGCCGTCGAGAAGCTCAAGGCCCGTATCGCGCGACTGCCCGAGCAACCGGGTGTCTACCTCTACACGAACGCCGCCAGCGAGACGATTTACGTCGGCAAGGCGCGATCGCTCCGCGACCGCGTGCGCAGTTACATCGGCGCGCGCGGTAGCGATGTCAAGACCGACGCCCTGCTGGACGAGATCGCCGACGTCGACGTGATTGTCACCGATTCGGTCGTCGAAGCGCTGGCGCTCGAGAACCATCTCATCAAGGAGCGCTCGCCGAAGTTCAACATCCTCCTGCGCGACGACAAGAACTACCCGTATCTTCGGCTGACGATGCAAGAATCCTCGCCGCGGATCATGGTCGCCCGGCGGGTCGAGCGGGATGGCGCGTTCTACGCGGGGCCGTTCCTGCCGGCCTCCCTCGCGCGCCGTACCATCGATCTGACTCATAAGCTGTTTGGGATCCGCTCGTGCAACGAGGTCATTACCGGCAAGCGCGGCAGGCCCTGCCTCGAGCACGACATCAAGCGCTGCGTGGCGCCATGCGTCGAGACGATCTGCCCACCCGAGCAGTATGCGCGCGCCGTGGGCGACGCACGGTTGTTCCTCGAGGGTCGCAACGACGAGCTCATCGACCAGCTGCGGCGCCGGATGCTGGGCGCGGCGGAGGCTCAGGAGTTCGAGCGGGCCGCGCAGCTTCGCGATGCGCTTCGTACGGTGGAGACGCTCCGAGATCGCCAGCAAAAGATGGCCACGCCGCGGTTCGGTGACCGCGATGCGTGTGGCATCAAGCTTGGGGCCGCGGGCGCCGTGTTGCAGATCTTTCGCATGCGGCACGGCCGCGTCATCGATCGCGTCGAGCTGGTGAACGATGCGGATCAGCTCGGTGGCGCCACGGAGGCGGAGGTCGTGCAGGCCGGCTTGCAGCAGTTCTATGTTGCGCACCCGCCGCCTCCGGAGGTGCACGTGCCTGTGTCACTCGAAGACGCCGAGCTGCTCGGAGAGCTGTGGAGCCGTCAGACCGGCCGGCGTGTGCAGGTCGTCACGCCGCGCCGCGGCGACAAGCGCGCGTTGGTGGATCTTGCACAGCGCAATGCGGCGCTCGCCTACGACACCCGGTTCAATCAAGAAGGGGCCACGAACTACCTCGCGCTCGAGACCTTGCAATCTGCGCTCGGCCTGCCGGTGCTGCCGCGACGAATCGAATGCTTCGACATCTCCACGATCCAGGGCGCAGAGACGGTGGCGTCGGTGGTCGTCTGTGAGGACGGTCGGATGAAGCGTGGTGAGTATCGCAAGTTCAAAATCAAGGGACTCTATCGGGATGACAGGCATCTTTCCGATTCCCGTTTCCTGGATGACTTCGCCGCGCTGCACGAAGTCGTGCACCGGCACTATCGCCGGGCACACGATCGTGGTGGCCCATGGCCAGACCTGGTCGTCATCGACGGCGGCAAGGGGCAACTGAATGCCGCGTATGCCGCCCTCGAGGAGCTCGGCTTGGGCCGTCTCGTCGCCATCGGTCTCGCGAAGCAGGAGGAGCTGGTCTTCACGCGCGACCAGCCTGATGCGCTTGCCTTTGCGCCCGACTCTGGGGCCCTGCACTTGTTGCAGCGCGTGCGCGATGAGGCGCATCGGTTTGCGGTGACCTTCCATCGGCATCGACGCCGCCAGCGTGATCTCCGCTCGGGACTCGATGCCATTCCCGGCATTGGCGTCCGGCGCCGCAAGCTGCTGCTCACGACGCTCGGGAGCCTGGCGGGCGTGCGCCGTGCGACGCGGGAGGAGCTGACGGCCCTCATTGGTCCGAAGGCGGCCGATGCAGTGCTGCGGCACTTCGCCGGCCGGTGA
- a CDS encoding CDP-alcohol phosphatidyltransferase family protein yields the protein MTFTGAIGAICLFPLRIIIRLCVTLRIHPNVLTFTGVIINASAGWALAQGRFVAAGVIMIVANLFDFIDGKVAHELQVQSAFGAFWDSTMDRFSDLVLFIGLIYLYASLDRTDYVLLTCVTLMFTVMTSYTRARAESLVEKCKVGFMERPERIVLFMIGALTNRMAAVLWVICVLSVFTVADRIYYTWRALGDQPRGAAA from the coding sequence ATGACGTTCACCGGCGCCATCGGCGCGATTTGCCTGTTCCCACTGCGCATCATCATTCGACTATGCGTGACGCTTCGCATCCATCCAAACGTCCTCACCTTCACCGGCGTGATCATCAACGCCTCCGCCGGATGGGCGCTTGCGCAAGGACGCTTCGTGGCGGCGGGTGTCATCATGATCGTCGCCAATCTGTTCGACTTCATCGACGGCAAGGTGGCCCACGAGCTGCAGGTCCAGAGCGCGTTCGGGGCATTCTGGGACTCCACGATGGATCGCTTCTCCGATCTCGTGCTGTTCATTGGCCTCATCTACTTGTACGCGTCGCTCGATCGGACCGACTACGTGCTGCTCACCTGCGTGACGCTGATGTTCACCGTGATGACCAGCTACACGCGCGCCCGTGCCGAGTCGCTCGTTGAGAAGTGCAAGGTCGGCTTCATGGAGCGGCCGGAACGCATCGTGCTCTTCATGATTGGTGCCCTGACCAATCGCATGGCGGCGGTCCTGTGGGTGATCTGTGTGCTCTCGGTCTTCACGGTGGCCGACCGCATCTACTACACGTGGCGGGCGCTCGGCGACCAGCCACGAGGAGCGGCCGCATAG
- a CDS encoding metal-sensing transcriptional repressor, whose product MTSTSRTGRWISASATTAIPSNEEDVNSSTLFPAGRSGTPPNAERVRIVTMDEVATMDAIVSRSETLIDESHQQNLIARLKRVEGQVRGIRRMVQEPRLCIEILQQLAAAEAAINRISLAVLRYHVDHCVPEGVALGGEEQRKRLTELVDIFDRFAR is encoded by the coding sequence ATGACATCCACTTCGCGGACCGGGCGTTGGATCTCGGCGTCCGCGACGACCGCGATACCGTCTAATGAAGAGGACGTAAACAGCAGCACACTCTTCCCTGCAGGGCGCAGCGGGACACCACCAAACGCGGAACGTGTTAGGATTGTTACAATGGATGAGGTAGCTACAATGGACGCGATAGTTTCCAGGAGCGAAACGTTGATCGACGAATCCCATCAGCAGAACCTGATCGCGCGGTTAAAGCGCGTCGAGGGGCAGGTCCGTGGGATACGGCGAATGGTGCAGGAACCGCGTTTGTGTATTGAAATCTTGCAGCAGCTCGCCGCCGCGGAAGCGGCCATCAACCGCATCAGCCTTGCCGTTTTGCGTTATCACGTTGACCATTGCGTCCCAGAGGGTGTGGCCCTGGGCGGTGAAGAACAGCGCAAGCGCCTGACGGAGCTCGTGGACATTTTCGACCGCTTTGCCCGCTAG
- the efp gene encoding elongation factor P has product MSLSVQATRLRKGNLIKHNTELYRVLETAHMTPGNKRGFVRAKLRKVRDGTLLEHKFRSEDFIERGILDEREMQFVYRDGSQFCFMDLENYEQVHLSDEALGDSVYYLLPEVTLKVEFHEGQPVGIELPTSVDLKVLDTVPGIKGATAAAQVKPATLETGLVVNVPAFVSTGDVIRVSTETGDYLSRAS; this is encoded by the coding sequence ATGAGTCTTTCGGTTCAAGCAACCCGACTGCGGAAGGGAAATCTCATCAAGCACAACACAGAGCTGTACCGCGTGCTCGAAACGGCGCACATGACGCCCGGCAACAAGCGGGGCTTCGTGCGCGCCAAGCTTCGAAAGGTCCGGGACGGCACGTTGCTCGAGCACAAGTTTCGCTCGGAGGATTTCATCGAGCGGGGCATCCTCGACGAACGGGAAATGCAGTTCGTCTATCGTGACGGCTCGCAGTTTTGCTTCATGGACCTCGAGAATTACGAGCAGGTGCACCTTTCGGACGAGGCGCTCGGCGATTCGGTCTACTACTTGCTGCCGGAGGTGACTCTCAAGGTGGAGTTCCACGAGGGGCAGCCGGTCGGTATCGAGCTGCCTACCTCGGTCGACCTCAAGGTGCTCGACACCGTGCCCGGCATCAAAGGCGCGACGGCTGCCGCACAGGTGAAGCCCGCCACGCTGGAGACCGGCCTCGTCGTCAACGTCCCGGCGTTTGTCAGCACCGGTGACGTGATTCGTGTGAGCACGGAGACGGGAGATTACCTGTCGAGAGCGAGTTGA